The nucleotide window TACGGATCACTCACCAATATTTCCTTTCACAGACATAGCTGATAGCGCACGCCCTTCTCCCTTCCTTCCAGTATTAGTTGCAGAACCTGAATCTTCTTCAATTGCTCTGCTCAAGGTAGCCTTGGCCTTCGCCCTTCAGAACCTGAATCTCCTTcagtttttgttgttgtttcagTTCTCGAGTCGTATGTACATTTTGTGAACACGTGTTTTTCGTTGTTGAATATCTGTGGATTTGTGGTAGCAGTAGCTAAGCGAGTTCATCGAGAGTTTGCAGTTGATTGATATTTTACGTGAATTGAAGTCTGTGATGATCACTGTGTTACAATTTCCTCTGCGCTGTTTGGTTGCTGTGGAACATAGtatattatctgttttggtTTCCCGGACTCTCGACGAGTCTTCTATGGTTTTGAACTTAATTGAGCGTCTCGTTTTCTTTTCAGAATCTGAAAATTGATTTCGGAATCTGAAAAATACAGTATagtatgtttttcttcttcttttatcatGTTGTTTCtgatgagaaatttttgttgtttgtatgattttgaactttaaagtgGAGGTGAGAGGGTTAGTCTGTGGAAATGGCGACTGGAACCGTACCGGCATCCTTTTCAGGTCTAAAGAGCGGGGACTCGAGCTTGGGGTTTGCGAAAAGAATGGATTTCATTAAAATCGTTGATTTAAAGAGGATCAAGTCTGGTAGGAAAAAAATCTCAGCGATTCGAAATTCACAGTCTGCTCCGGAAATCGCCGAGATGCAGCCTGCTTCAGAAGGAAGTCCTCTATTAGGTATAATATTGAGGTTTTGATCGTCATTCTGATATTTACTCCAGGGTAAAATTGGTTTTGGTGAATAGGGTTTTATGTTGTCTGATCTGCCAATTCAAAAAGAACGTGATAACAAAGTTCAAGTTCATGCTTAATATTTTCCGTATGCTTGAGGGTTGTTTGTAAGTGGCTTATACTTAACGTAGCTCTAGAATTCCATTTTGGATCCGATTTGAGTTTATTTAAAGGATATTTCTCTATCACAAAACAATAAACTAATAGTGGCAAGTTTTTCTGGCTTCAGGTAAATGCTATTTTGCCTCCAGAAAACCAGTTAGTTCAGTTGAAGTGGTTCAATTTTGCTTGTGTCACAAACATTGACAAGGGTTTCCCGAGTTATTTGTCAACAGAATCATTGGAATGGATATTCAATTTATGGCTGATTAAAGTTTAAAAGTGTtgttcaaaccatacaagaaTAGTCCATCTCTTGTATTTTATATAGCATGCCAATAATCCATAAAACAACGGAAAGATGTTAAATATCAGCTTTTGTGCATTTATGTTTCTGCCTTCGTAAGGTGGCTTTTCTCAATATGAGAGATTGTTGCTTGACTGCAGTTCCTAGACAGAAGTACTCTGAGTCCTTGCACAAAACTGTGAGGAGAAAAACAAGGACTGTAATGGTTGGTAATGTGGCCATTGGTAGTGAGCTTCCTATTAGGATTCAAACAATGACAACTACTGACACTAAAGACGTTGCATCAACAGTTGAACAGGTACTTttaaccttcttcttcttcttttttctctctcctgctATTTGGTAAGAGAAATATTGGTGTGTTTTCTTTTCCGAATTATACAGGAGATCAGGTCTAGCCTTATTCATTTATTCACATGCTTCTGCAATTGCGCATAGTAGGATAAGATTAATTCCCCCCTTAATGTTGTAATTAACTTTTATATTTTTGAGCCCATGGCATAGTATGCAAAATGTGCATATCTACTGATGAGCTTTTATAGCAAGATATGTGACTTGTGAGCTGCCATAAGATCATGTTTTACTGCTTATGTTGGTGATAAATATGATTGAAGGCGCAGATGACAAAACAGTAGTTCTGAAGTTATGCTTCCTTCTACCTTCTTttatcaatgattttttttttaatgattcaaTATTGCATTTTCTGGCACGTTCTGTTGCGTTAATCACCATTGTTTTAGTAGGTAATGAGAGTAGCAGACCAGGGAGCAGATCTTGTTCGGATAACTGTTCAAGGAAAGAGAGAAGCGGATGCATGTTTTGAAATCAAAAACTCTCTTGTCCAGAAAAAGTAGGTTATTGTTGCATAAAACTTTGGCATCTTTTGAAACTTTGACTTCCAATTCATGATTCTCAACTGTGATGCTAACTTTTCATTTCTCAGTTACAATATCCCTTTGGTAGCAGATATTCATTTTGCTCCTTCTATAGCCTTGCGAGTTGCTGAGTGCTTTGACAAAATTCGCGTAAACCCTGGAAATTTTGGTATGTAGTAATGTAGTCCATCGTTAGTTCATCCTGCTATATAACTTTTCTAAGGATTTAATATTCTGAGTTCATCATTCTGGTTTATTGCAGCTGATAGGAGGGCTCAGTTTGAGAAGCTAGAGTACACTGAGGATGACTATCAGAATGAACTTGAGAATATTGAGCAGGTCAACCCACTCTACAGTTGAAAACTATAACCTAAATATGTAGAGTGATATCATGATATGTGTCTGGACTTGCTACTGCATTAAATTTTGTTTCACTTCTTAAGATGCTATGTTTCTGTAGAAATATGCGGATCAAGTACACATATTCTGTGGTAGGTGCACCAGAGAGGAGTAAATAACAAAGAAGTACAATAAGCATATTGAACCTGGAAAAGTCGTATCTCTTTCCCACATTTTTGGCATCacattatttcttcttcttcctctctctctctgttttttttcttaatgaaaGTCTTACTTTTCAGAACTGGAATTTTTCATCATAAGAGTTAGCATGTATCGGTACTTACAGTTTTGGTTTATTTGCTGATGCATCTCGCTTTTTGACTACACTAGGTTTTTACGCCGCTAGTTGAGAAATGTAAGAAATATGGAAGGGCAATGCGCATTGGAACAAACCACGGGAGCCTTTCGGATCGTATAATGAGTTATTATGGGGATTCTCCTAGGGGAATGGTGAGTATTTATTTTCCCAATCCCTCATATGGCTGAACATCTTCCTttcttaattgttttatttGAAGATGCAGTGTAATCATACAAATCTGCATTTCACAAACAGGTTGAATCTGCATTTGAGTTTGCAAGGATTTGTCGGAAGTTGGATTATCATAATTTTCTGTTCTCAATGAAAGCAAGCAATCCAGTTATCATGGTCCAGGCTTACCGTTTGCTTGTAGCCGAAATGTATGTTCTAGGCTGGGATTATCCACTACACTTGGGAGTTACTGAAGCTGGAGAGGGTGAGGATGGACGAATGAAATCTGCAATTGGCATTGGAACCCTTCTTCAGGTACCttgttaatatatattgtgTAGCATATGTTTAAGAGTAGATTTGTAAGGTATTCACGGATTTATGATCTGGAAGCAATGTACCTTTGATGGAAGTTGGAGCATCTAATTCTGCGTGTCAGTGCTCATTCGCCCATATATTTTACAGTTTAGAATAAATCACGTGAATCATGTAAGGCATGACCTTTGTGGAACTTAATAACTCAACTGGATATGCAGGATGGCTTGGGTGATACAATCAGAGTGTCACTTACAGAACCACCTGAAGAGGAGATAGACCCCTGCAGAAGGTTGGCCAACCTTGGTATGAGAGCAACTGATCTCCAGCAAGGGGTGGTAGGATTCTCAATATTCTATAATCAGTGCTCGTACTGGAAGATAAAACCCTATTAATGCACTTTAGTGAAATGTTTTACTTCAGGCACCATTTGAGGAGAAGCACAGACGTTATTTTGATTTCCAGCGTCGTTCTGGTAAATTGCCTGTTCAAAAGGAGgtatatatttgttttccaATGTCGAACTGTGCCCTCTTACTTGTCTCTTTAAACTGAAAATAGAATTTCATTTATTACAGGGTGAAGAGGTTGATTACAGAGGTGTCCTGCATCGTGATGGCTCCGTACTCTTGTCAGTATCACTAGATCAATTAAAGGTAACCACTCAGAAATTCtcctctgtttcttcttttccctGTGACATTCGTTGGTTCAATATGTTGCTTCACATGAAAATTTTATTCAACTGTTTTGCTTACCACAGATGCCAGAGCTTCTGTACAAGGCACTTGCGACAAAGCTTGCTGTTGGCATGCCATTTAAGGTATATTCTAATCATTTTGTTATATCTAAGAACTGGGATGCATTCACAGTCTTATCAACACATTTGATCATGCCGATGTAGGATTTGGCAACAGTAGACTCAATCTTATTGAGAGAGCTTCCACCACTAGATGATGATGACTC belongs to Tripterygium wilfordii isolate XIE 37 chromosome 2, ASM1340144v1, whole genome shotgun sequence and includes:
- the LOC120015339 gene encoding 4-hydroxy-3-methylbut-2-en-1-yl diphosphate synthase (ferredoxin), chloroplastic-like, whose amino-acid sequence is MATGTVPASFSGLKSGDSSLGFAKRMDFIKIVDLKRIKSGRKKISAIRNSQSAPEIAEMQPASEGSPLLVPRQKYSESLHKTVRRKTRTVMVGNVAIGSELPIRIQTMTTTDTKDVASTVEQVMRVADQGADLVRITVQGKREADACFEIKNSLVQKNYNIPLVADIHFAPSIALRVAECFDKIRVNPGNFADRRAQFEKLEYTEDDYQNELENIEQVFTPLVEKCKKYGRAMRIGTNHGSLSDRIMSYYGDSPRGMVESAFEFARICRKLDYHNFLFSMKASNPVIMVQAYRLLVAEMYVLGWDYPLHLGVTEAGEGEDGRMKSAIGIGTLLQDGLGDTIRVSLTEPPEEEIDPCRRLANLGMRATDLQQGVAPFEEKHRRYFDFQRRSGKLPVQKEGEEVDYRGVLHRDGSVLLSVSLDQLKMPELLYKALATKLAVGMPFKDLATVDSILLRELPPLDDDDSRLALKRLIDISMGVITPLSEQLTKLLPNAMALVNLKELSTGAYKLLPEGTRLAVSVRGDEPYEELEILKNIEATMLFHELPFTEDKISRVHAARRLFEYLAENALDFPVIHHIQFPTGIHKDDLVINAGAKAGALLVDGLGDGVLLEAPDQDFDFLRNTSFNLLQGCRMRNTKTEYVSCPSCGRTLFDLQEISAEIREKTSHLPGVSIAIMGCIVNGPGEMADADFGYVGGAPGKIDLYVGKTVVKRGIAMEHATDALIQLIKDHGRWADPPAED